In Caloenas nicobarica isolate bCalNic1 chromosome 5, bCalNic1.hap1, whole genome shotgun sequence, a single genomic region encodes these proteins:
- the PSMC3 gene encoding 26S proteasome regulatory subunit 6A — MASVWDESEDGVGEEVLKMSTEEIVQRTRLLDSEIKIMKSEVLRVTHELQAMKDKIKENSEKIKVNKTLPYLVSNVIELLDVDPNDQEEDGANIDLDSQRKGKCAVIKTSTRQTYFLPVIGLVDAEKLKPGDLVGVNKDSYLILETLPTEYDSRVKAMEVDERPTEQYSDIGGLDKQIQELVEAIVLPMNHKEKFENLGIQPPKGVLMYGPPGTGKTLLARACAAQTKATFLKLAGPQLVQMFIGDGAKLVRDAFALAKEKAPSIIFIDELDAIGTKRFDSEKAGDREVQRTMLELLNQLDGFQPNTQVKVIAATNRVDILDPALLRSGRLDRKIEFPMPNEEARARIMQIHSRKMNVSPDVNYEELARCTDDFNGAQCKAVCVEAGMIALRRGATELTHEDYMEGILEVQAKKKANLQYYA; from the exons ATGGCGTCGGTGTGGGACGAGTCCGAG GATGGCGTCGGCGAGGAGGTGCTGAAGATGTCCACGGAGGAGATCGTGCAGCGCACCCGCCTCCTCGACAGCGAGATCAAG ATCATGAAGAGCGAAGTACTGAGAGTGACCCATGAGCTTCAGGCCATGAAAGACAAGATCAAAGAGAACAGTGAGAAAATCAAAGTGAACAAAACCCTGCCGTACCTTGTCTCTAACGTTATTGAG CTGCTGGATGTTGACCCCAATGAccaggaggaggatggagcaAACATTGACCTGGATTCCCAGAGAAAGGGCAAGTGTGCTGTGATCAAGACCTCTACGCGCCAG ACGTATTTCCTGCCTGTTATTGGGTTGGTTGATGCTGAGAAGTTGAAGCCTGGAGACCTAGTG GGAGTGAACAAAGACTCTTACTTGATCCTGGAGACTCTGCCTACTGAATATGATTCACGAGTGAAAGCCATGGAGGTGGATGAGAGACCCACAGAGCAGTACAGTGACATCGGGGGGCTGGATAAGCAAATCCAAGAG cTCGTGGAGGCCATTGTCTTGCCAATGAATCATAAGGAGAAATTTGAAAACTTGGGTATACAGCCACCCAAAGGAGTCCTTATGTATGGGCCTCCAGGAACAGGGAAGACGCTTTTAGCTCGAGCATGTGCTGCCCAGACCAAG GCTACATTCCTGAAGCTTGCGGGTCCACAGCTTGTGCAGATGTTCATTGGTGATGGAGCAAAGCTGGTACGCGATGCTTTCGCTCTAGCCAAGGAGAAAGCTCCTTCCATCATCTTTATTGACGAACTGGATGCCATTGGTACGAAAAG GTTTGATAGTGAGAAGGCTGGTGATCGGGAGGTGCAGAGGACCATGCTGGAGCTGCTTAATCAACTTGATGGTTTCCAGCCCAACACACAAGTCAAG GTGATTGCTGCAACCAACCGGGTTGATATCTTGGACCCAGCTTTGCTCCGCTCTGGACGATTAGATCGCAAGATTGAGTTCCCAATGCCTAATGAGGAGGCCAGAGCCAGAATTATGCAGATCCATTCACGCAAAATGAATGTCAG CCCTGATGTGAATTATGAGGAACTGGCTCGCTGCACAGATGATTTCAATGGAGCCCAGTGCAAGGCTGTGTGCGTTGAAGCG GGGATGATTGCCCTCCGCCGTGGAGCTACGGAGCTCACCCACGAGGACTACATGGAAGGAATCTTGGAGgttcaagcaaagaaaaaagccaatCTACAGTACTACGCCTGA